One genomic segment of Cellulophaga sp. HaHaR_3_176 includes these proteins:
- a CDS encoding RagB/SusD family nutrient uptake outer membrane protein codes for MKHIKYLIFAAAVSVLVSCDTDEYLNPLPDTAVAVDGFFQSDTDVLSGLNGIYDAIQGVNSNTESNITDFNRGIQFEHLLTEHRTDNTRNATLEGSKADFHRYVVNANNVESEDYYASMYEVVFRANNILDFIDLADESNQARYAGEAKFLRAYAYFKLVRMFGDVPLVTSVVNPTENEALFTRIPEAQVYAQIVSDLQEAVNVLDNSSKSRASKAAAQGILAKAYMTQPTPNYTAAQGLCEAIINSSQFDLEDNFNDVFYSELNDEIIFAIQYQTGNSSESQSFSAEFTSSTRAGSDDGQNIVNENLKLDFVAFGGNRTATSITNLNGVLLDDENEVAKFLPEGSDITITPPTYGVSARNAGNDYIVLRYADVLLMHVEAIMAGGTETSSTAALNSFQAVRDRAGLTDVVSNITKQDLLTERRVELAFENQRWFDLLRFGVAVDVLSAHSTEMGYSFDPRKLLLPIPAREINISGGLLTQNPGY; via the coding sequence ATGAAACATATAAAATATTTAATTTTTGCAGCAGCAGTGTCTGTTTTAGTTTCCTGTGATACTGATGAGTATTTAAATCCATTACCAGATACTGCAGTTGCAGTAGATGGGTTCTTTCAATCTGATACAGATGTATTATCAGGCCTTAATGGAATTTATGATGCAATTCAAGGAGTTAATAGCAATACGGAATCTAATATTACTGATTTCAATAGAGGTATACAGTTCGAGCACCTTTTAACGGAGCACCGTACCGATAATACTAGAAATGCAACACTTGAAGGTTCAAAAGCAGATTTTCACAGATACGTTGTTAATGCCAATAATGTAGAATCTGAAGATTATTATGCTTCTATGTATGAAGTAGTTTTTAGAGCTAATAATATATTAGACTTTATTGATCTTGCAGACGAAAGTAATCAAGCAAGATATGCTGGTGAAGCTAAATTTTTAAGAGCTTATGCTTATTTTAAATTGGTTAGAATGTTTGGTGATGTACCTTTGGTAACTTCAGTAGTTAACCCTACTGAAAATGAAGCCTTATTTACTAGAATTCCAGAAGCACAAGTGTACGCTCAAATCGTATCTGACTTACAAGAAGCAGTAAATGTTTTAGATAATTCATCTAAATCAAGAGCATCGAAAGCAGCTGCACAAGGTATTTTAGCAAAAGCTTACATGACACAGCCTACTCCTAATTATACTGCTGCACAAGGGTTATGTGAGGCTATAATTAATAGCTCACAATTTGATTTAGAAGATAATTTTAATGACGTATTTTATTCTGAATTAAATGACGAAATTATTTTTGCTATCCAATACCAAACTGGTAATAGTTCAGAAAGTCAAAGTTTTTCGGCTGAATTTACTTCTTCAACTCGAGCAGGTTCAGATGATGGTCAAAACATTGTTAATGAGAATTTAAAATTAGATTTCGTTGCCTTTGGAGGAAATAGAACAGCAACATCTATTACCAACTTGAATGGAGTACTTTTAGATGATGAAAATGAAGTAGCTAAATTCCTACCAGAAGGTTCTGATATTACAATTACACCGCCAACCTATGGTGTAAGTGCTCGTAATGCTGGAAACGATTATATTGTTTTACGTTATGCAGATGTTCTTTTAATGCATGTTGAGGCAATTATGGCAGGCGGGACAGAAACTAGTAGTACTGCAGCTTTAAATTCTTTCCAAGCAGTAAGAGATAGAGCAGGTTTAACTGATGTCGTTTCTAATATAACGAAACAAGACCTTTTAACTGAAAGAAGAGTAGAGTTAGCGTTTGAAAACCAACGTTGGTTCGATCTTCTTAGATTCGGTGTTGCAGTTGATGTACTTAGTGCTCATTCTACAGAGATGGGATATTCATTTGATCCTAGAAAATTGTTATTACCTATTCCTGCAAGAGAAATAAATATAAGCGGTGGCCTTTTAACACAAAATCCGGGATATTAA
- a CDS encoding PKD domain-containing protein — protein sequence MKNKKNIFRKTTLLLLSVIATGAFVSCVGSDTFRDELPDAGSKEDTIFPTANFDYTASQDNFATLTFFDLSTEASSYLWDFGGGESSTEKDPIYTFPGEGTYPVTLTSSDGNGVSSTVTIDVEIVDELIAAFQCQDFLCDPRTPWAGVDRGTTSSYSASSSPTPPEDNGAAKLSSSSNFLDQSIRVVSGTTYEVTFWYVSKSSGTSAGALLIEDADTGGALLSQSIPLSASASSYEEISFRFNTNDETENIRFNIEYAGTEVRFSKISIDRI from the coding sequence ATGAAAAATAAAAAAAATATTTTCCGTAAAACAACCTTGTTACTCTTAAGTGTAATTGCAACAGGTGCTTTTGTTAGTTGTGTTGGTTCTGATACTTTTCGTGATGAATTGCCAGATGCTGGTTCTAAAGAAGATACCATATTCCCAACAGCTAATTTTGATTATACAGCAAGTCAAGATAATTTTGCCACTTTAACTTTCTTTGATCTTTCTACCGAAGCATCTTCTTATTTATGGGATTTTGGTGGTGGAGAAAGCTCAACAGAAAAAGATCCTATTTATACTTTTCCTGGTGAGGGTACTTACCCTGTTACACTAACTTCTAGTGATGGAAATGGAGTAAGCTCAACTGTTACTATAGATGTTGAAATTGTAGATGAACTAATAGCAGCATTTCAATGTCAAGATTTTCTATGTGACCCAAGAACGCCTTGGGCTGGAGTAGATAGAGGAACTACGAGTTCTTATTCAGCAAGTTCTTCTCCAACACCTCCAGAAGATAATGGTGCAGCTAAATTAAGTAGTAGTTCAAACTTTCTTGATCAAAGTATTCGTGTGGTTTCAGGGACAACGTATGAAGTTACATTTTGGTATGTAAGTAAATCTTCAGGTACTTCTGCTGGTGCGCTTTTAATTGAAGATGCAGATACAGGTGGAGCATTACTAAGCCAATCAATTCCGTTATCTGCTAGTGCTTCTAGTTATGAAGAAATTTCATTTAGGTTTAATACAAATGATGAAACAGAGAACATAAGATTTAATATTGAATATGCAGGTACTGAGGTTAGATTTTCTAAAATTAGCATCGATAGAATATAA